From a single Acinetobacter sp. TGL-Y2 genomic region:
- a CDS encoding ParA family protein translates to MSNENKTRIVLFISQKGGAGKTVNIVNLATVSYYEGTKGIAILDCDTQKSALKWSDTFRTDKLRKIEAFFPMVVGPSNDGSIQDTIDYLAEYSNEIWVDTAGYIGDDATNAKRILEEVIPLADLIVIPCKASRSDVCSTVDTIRFVEDILSVNGKSDTPRCILGSDIRGNDKGYGYFLKLFSSDEQFKEYSAQWKMIKSYIPSAAQFVRNVDIGGTAFFPTRVKSVITASIGAYQEMMALLGIKNRNQSEAEIIEGLANLGKVRKKAMQETIEMHEDQEDQSE, encoded by the coding sequence ATGTCAAACGAAAACAAAACACGCATTGTTTTATTTATTTCACAAAAAGGTGGCGCTGGTAAAACAGTCAATATTGTCAATTTGGCAACTGTTTCTTATTACGAAGGAACTAAAGGAATTGCTATCCTTGACTGTGACACACAGAAGTCAGCACTCAAATGGAGTGATACATTCCGAACAGATAAATTGCGAAAAATTGAAGCATTCTTCCCTATGGTTGTGGGTCCATCAAATGATGGTTCAATCCAAGATACAATTGATTATCTTGCTGAGTATTCAAATGAAATTTGGGTAGATACAGCAGGCTATATTGGTGACGATGCAACAAATGCTAAGCGTATTCTTGAAGAAGTTATTCCTCTTGCAGACCTCATTGTTATTCCGTGCAAAGCATCTCGAAGCGATGTCTGCTCTACAGTAGATACCATTCGATTTGTTGAAGACATTCTTTCAGTGAATGGTAAATCAGATACTCCACGCTGTATTTTGGGTTCAGATATTCGAGGGAATGACAAAGGATACGGTTATTTCTTGAAACTTTTTAGTTCGGATGAACAGTTCAAAGAATATTCAGCACAGTGGAAAATGATTAAAAGTTATATCCCTTCTGCTGCTCAGTTCGTGCGTAATGTTGATATTGGTGGTACTGCATTCTTCCCTACCCGTGTTAAATCAGTCATCACAGCTTCAATTGGAGCTTATCAAGAAATGATGGCACTGCTTGGAATCAAAAACAGAAACCAATCAGAAGCTGAAATTATTGAAGGTTTGGCTAATCTGGGTAAAGTTCGTAAAAAAGCAATGCAAGAGACCATTGAAATGCATGAAGATCAAGAAGATCAATCTGAATAA
- a CDS encoding ParB/RepB/Spo0J family partition protein, whose protein sequence is MSDEVQQKQVKKRPLLNKGAAAGVNPPITTNSQTNHTNLERDGEIRVKLSQIGKVDQMRADMNADGLANLIESIKDIGLMQGIVIRKPDPAFDNMSLLKEGQEFVVLLGHHRYDALKELNDDLSMTCRFIPQKIVPTLRDVVKFQLHENDVRSSITLWDRTKSYKLITESDPSLTKVEVAKDLRVDSSQISRYSKINEHLYSKDHNRQIVEKWGVSSLIGVYKIALLVEATENWESIIRNHFVDDKKTFLPEKMTESSISALVDSILKPKPKVEPVVQVENPTPTATTSTTPVESTQTDTKEDKGTQEKPVTKANPSNDDTSAFTQNLAAEKAFSEGTVSKANPTYDAPQVLGATTTTVENQSGIVIDKLNTDFLRGVAFVLSLPSDYGINEVIDLLKKEDGQRHFETGAEVTLNTILESLK, encoded by the coding sequence ATGAGCGATGAAGTGCAACAAAAGCAAGTTAAAAAGCGTCCTCTCCTAAATAAAGGTGCTGCCGCAGGGGTGAATCCACCCATAACAACAAACTCGCAAACAAATCATACTAATTTGGAGCGTGATGGTGAAATTCGAGTAAAGCTTAGTCAGATTGGTAAAGTTGATCAAATGCGGGCTGACATGAATGCTGATGGTTTAGCCAATCTTATTGAATCAATTAAAGATATCGGATTGATGCAAGGAATCGTTATTAGAAAGCCAGACCCTGCTTTTGATAATATGTCTTTACTTAAAGAAGGCCAAGAGTTTGTGGTCCTTCTTGGCCATCACCGCTATGACGCTCTTAAAGAATTAAACGATGATCTAAGTATGACATGTCGTTTTATTCCGCAAAAAATAGTACCGACATTAAGAGATGTTGTTAAGTTTCAGTTGCATGAAAATGATGTTAGATCATCGATAACACTTTGGGACCGGACCAAATCTTACAAACTCATCACCGAGTCCGACCCATCTCTAACGAAAGTTGAAGTTGCAAAGGATTTACGAGTCGATTCATCTCAAATTTCACGTTACAGTAAAATTAATGAACACCTTTACAGTAAAGACCATAACCGCCAAATTGTTGAAAAATGGGGTGTTAGTTCTTTAATTGGTGTTTATAAGATTGCGCTTTTAGTCGAAGCAACGGAAAACTGGGAATCAATTATCCGGAATCATTTTGTTGATGATAAAAAAACTTTTTTACCTGAGAAAATGACTGAAAGTAGTATTTCCGCGCTTGTAGATTCAATTTTGAAACCAAAGCCAAAGGTGGAGCCTGTTGTTCAAGTTGAGAATCCAACACCGACTGCGACTACCTCAACAACGCCAGTGGAGTCTACACAAACAGATACTAAAGAAGACAAAGGAACTCAGGAGAAACCTGTTACCAAGGCAAATCCATCAAATGACGACACAAGTGCTTTCACTCAAAATTTAGCGGCTGAAAAAGCATTCTCAGAAGGAACTGTTAGTAAGGCAAATCCTACTTATGATGCGCCACAAGTACTGGGTGCAACTACTACAACAGTTGAAAATCAATCTGGTATTGTAATAGACAAGTTGAATACTGATTTCTTAAGAGGTGTGGCTTTTGTTTTATCTTTGCCTTCCGATTATGGGATTAATGAAGTTATTGATTTACTAAAAAAAGAAGATGGCCAACGTCATTTTGAGACTGGTGCAGAAGTCACATTGAATACAATTCTTGAAAGTTTGAAGTAG
- a CDS encoding H-NS family nucleoid-associated regulatory protein, translating into MDKGNEMAALDVSKLSLDELLELKSQAEVEITKKIEMELTKNLETIAEIIRKNKIPFTSVLKSLRDENAIFQATDQNGEIKPLYYNPANPIEMYDGAAGRKPKWFSELEKNNKDLSKFEIDIYSFLNPYKKNS; encoded by the coding sequence ATGGATAAGGGTAACGAGATGGCAGCTTTAGATGTTTCAAAACTTTCATTAGATGAACTGTTAGAGTTAAAATCTCAAGCAGAAGTAGAAATAACAAAAAAAATTGAGATGGAACTGACTAAAAATCTCGAAACTATTGCAGAGATCATTCGGAAAAACAAAATTCCATTTACGTCAGTCTTAAAGTCCTTAAGAGACGAAAATGCAATATTTCAAGCAACTGATCAGAATGGAGAAATTAAACCTCTATACTACAACCCAGCTAACCCGATTGAAATGTATGATGGTGCAGCAGGAAGAAAGCCTAAATGGTTTAGCGAACTAGAGAAAAACAATAAGGATTTATCTAAGTTTGAGATTGACATATATTCCTTTTTGAATCCGTACAAAAAGAACAGCTGA
- a CDS encoding zincin-like metallopeptidase domain-containing protein, which produces MTQFNKETVKDKFNNLAKKIEELFGTGKWQMPFGIAKPHRNAVTGKRYNGMNSLILAVIAQERGYTSREWATHKQLRTNDWYVRKGEKASPVEFWSTFKDKEDKDKDVWFAKYYLVFNLDQVVDADGNPVVSNEIAELPDLAEQQVIIYELASKMNVKIVHVPESGKAYYIRSKHEIHLPAPQDCHTQELYINTVLHELSHATHRYVRSDWEKGPFGSVLYAKEEVVAELTAVLASSMFGVEKIPLESHSAYIFGWLSLTKEDSKTFFRTAIKEATKASLFMWDTLYPNDVESKAIDDSTSSEKIGV; this is translated from the coding sequence ATGACTCAATTCAACAAAGAAACTGTTAAAGATAAATTCAATAATTTAGCAAAAAAAATTGAAGAACTTTTCGGTACTGGTAAGTGGCAAATGCCTTTTGGTATTGCTAAACCTCATCGTAATGCTGTTACAGGCAAACGCTATAACGGCATGAACAGTCTTATCCTCGCTGTCATTGCTCAAGAACGTGGTTATACTTCGCGTGAATGGGCCACCCATAAGCAATTACGAACTAATGATTGGTATGTGCGTAAAGGTGAAAAAGCATCTCCTGTTGAATTCTGGAGTACCTTTAAGGACAAAGAAGATAAAGATAAAGATGTTTGGTTTGCCAAATATTATTTAGTCTTTAACCTAGACCAAGTTGTAGATGCAGATGGAAATCCGGTCGTTTCAAATGAAATTGCTGAATTACCTGATCTTGCTGAACAACAAGTAATCATTTATGAACTCGCTTCAAAAATGAATGTCAAAATTGTTCATGTTCCAGAATCAGGTAAAGCTTATTACATCCGTTCTAAGCACGAAATTCATTTGCCAGCACCTCAAGACTGTCATACTCAAGAACTGTATATAAATACGGTGCTACACGAATTATCTCATGCTACCCATAGGTATGTTCGTAGCGATTGGGAGAAAGGTCCTTTTGGTTCTGTACTCTATGCCAAAGAGGAGGTTGTTGCTGAACTTACTGCAGTCTTAGCTTCTTCAATGTTCGGCGTTGAAAAAATCCCACTTGAAAGCCATTCAGCTTATATCTTTGGATGGTTATCACTTACTAAAGAAGATAGTAAAACTTTCTTTCGTACTGCAATTAAAGAAGCTACTAAGGCATCTCTATTCATGTGGGACACACTATATCCAAATGATGTTGAATCTAAAGCGATTGATGATTCCACTTCTTCTGAGAAAATTGGTGTCTAA